ACCCTCGGTTTGATACGTTTACTTGGCCAGGTACTACGGTTGGTACCGTTGACTTTGCATGGTCACTAATATTATTCTGTGAGCTCGCATTCATGGCAAAGCCATTGACATTTACCGGTTCATTTTTAGTAATGAATCCAATGTTGCTCGTTTGTCTGCTTTTCTCAGAGGTTCCAAACTTTGCATCACCAGGTCTTCCATGGTACACCCATGTAGCTTCATTTTTTGGCTGTGGTGCAACTGGTTCCTGAGATTGGAAGAAGGGTTTAGGATGCCCAATACCATTGTTTGGGGAAAGCATATCATGAACACCAGGACCTTTCGTGCTCTGAGCACTTTGAGACGAGTCGCTTTTTTTCATTTGATGAGCTCTGACTGCTTCTGGCGGTTGGAAAAAAGGTCGGTGGCCAGCCATTTTGTTCACGGCAGGCACATCAAGCACACTAGAAGAAGCTCCTTTTGAACATTCAGACCTCTGTGGTTGCACTTCAGGAGGGCAGGCATTGGAGGAGTGTCTGCCTTTCCTAACTTGATCATTGGTTGCTCTTTTCGTCTTCACAGTATTTCTAGATGCTCTGTGTTTATTGTGCAGTGGTAAGGCATCAGTGTTCCTGTGCTGGGGTTCAGCAGAAATACCAAATAATCTTGGCTTAAGTTCTGGACTCTCAAGTGAACCAGTCACACCAATTACATTATTACCAGTGGTTATCCGATTAAGTAGACTCAAACTCATATCCTTTGAGTTAATGCTTTCTGTTGGCCTGAGTCTTTCATTATCTCTGGGCACTGAAGCATTCCTTTGCATATTCGTATCAGAGCTAACCTGACTTCGTAACTGGTCTTGCATAACTAGAATAGGTGGCAATGGTGGCTCATATTCTCCAACCCAGCCACGTCCAAACCTCACTTCAGCGGGTAATGTCTGCTGAATACGCTCAGAAGCAATTCTCCAACCTTGGGCACCAAGTGAACCAGCAAAACGAGCCAAACTTCTTGCATAAGAGTGCTCAGCATGAAGTCCAACCTGTAAGGACGAAAAATCTAACCATGTGAACTAACCAGCAAAAGAAACTGTGAAGTATAAAAGTAGATTGGATTTAACCAGAGGTGTTCACATACACTTATCAGCTCTTTTGGCTCCGCACAGAAGGCATCAAATATTAGGTCAGAATCTGACGAAGGCTGGTCTTCATGTTCATGGTAAGTTTTTCGTCTAGTCTCGTCTACCACAAATAACTTCTGGCTGGGCTTTGCTGAATAATCTCGTGCTGAAAAGCGAAGAAAAGAATAAGCATGTCAGTAGGGTTATATGAGCACTTGGTTATATGAGTAGTAATCAAATGAAATTCCTCCACCTGAAATGGAACTGCGAGATATTCATCTCAACCAAATTAGCAAGATATATAGGTCATCATTAAGCATTCTGAGTACCAAACTAATAATGCATCACCAGAATGACTCAGAGAAACCCCACATATACAGAACTGAATAAAGAAGCATCGGGCATATTATAATTTCCTTTCAGTGGCCATCCTTTGTTTGCTGATCAATGCATTCTACTGACTTTACAAAGTTCAGACCTTTCATCTTCAAAACTGTAAGGCATAACCTCCCTATTACATAAAATAGTGTGGCTAGTAGGTATTTAACTAACGGAACAATTTAAGTAGATGAGCTGATTCAGAGAGGAAGATGATACCTGAAGTATCGTCAGTCTTCTCAGACCTGACCTCATCCACTGGAGAACTGATGTCTTTGTTGGAACACCCATCGGCTGCAGTAGATTCAGGGGGCTCAGCACCGTTAGCCTGTGACACGCTTAAGCCATCAGAGCCATCTCCTGCATAAACAATGGTGGCAGGAGAGACATTTGAACCCAATGCGTCTTGGCCATTCAAACAAAATGGCTTAGCAATCTCTTCGTTGCAGGAGTCGCCTAGATCATCTTGTCCATCTCTGCAAAAAGGCTCCCTAGCCGACTCTGTTTGGCGGGAGTGGTCCATGTCATCTCTGTATCTGCAACTGGGCTCCTCAACAAGTTTTTCTGGGGATAAACCTAAATCTTCTCCATTCGCACTGCCAGGATTTTCAGATGGCTCTTTCTCTAATGAGCACTCTGGATCTTCTCCATTTCTGCAAACTGGCTTCCCAACGTGTGTCTTCTGGGATGCCAAGCCATCATTTGAACTCCGGGAAGTAGGTTTCTTGACTTGCTGTTGGGGCAAAGAGGAACTTCGGTCATTTTCGGAACTTCTTGAAATGGCTTTCCTAACTTGCCCTTGTTGGAATGAGGGGCTTCGATCATCCTCCGAATTTCTTGAAATGGCTTTTCTAACTTTCACTTGGTGGATTGAGGAACTTCGATCATCCTCCGAATTTCTGGATATGGATTTCTTAACTTGCTCTCCATGAAATGAGGAACTCAAATTGTTCTCTGAATTTCTGAAAATCGGTTTCTTAACTCGCTCTTTGTGGAATGAAGAACTTAAGTTGTTCTCTGAATTCCTAGAGACGGGTTTCTTCACTTGATCTCTGAAGCTTATGTCAGCTCCAGAAATTTTTGCATTTGGTCTCTTAATTTGCTCTTTACGGGTCAAAAAGTCTAGATCATCATCTGAATACCTCAAAACAGGCTTCTTAATTGGTCCTCTGTTGCACGGAATAGGTCCAACTTTCTGTTCACTCTTTACTTGGTTTTCTGTAGGTATGCCCTCGTCCCTAAGTTCTTGAAACTTCTTTCTTGCCAGCTCTTGTATGGAATGGGCCTGCATGAATAAGCATAGCACGAAACATTGAATCAGAAGTGATAAATGATGGTGCTGTAAGTGCGTCATTTTTCCAGAAAGGCTGCTGCTAATGTACCTGTCTGAAGTAAACCGTATCAGGCGCATTGTACACCATTGCATTGCTGCAAATTAAGAAAACATCATCCTGCGATTTAAAGAAAAATATCATCAACTGCTCAACTATTATTATCGGTAAGGCACACAGTAATTGTGACAAACCTATAATACTCAAATACGACAAATGAATGTTACTAAAATATAAATTATATTAGAAAAAACGTCAACTTCTGCTTAGGGTAAGATAGTATAATCACTAGCACAAACTTTAGCGCGGATCTCTAATGCAAGAGTTACATGCAAGATCTAACCATCTTCATTATGTGCACAAATTACAGGCAAACAAAAAATTAATCATAGGAATGTAAGTATTAAGCATGTGATAAAGTAACTGGTGCACGCTATGTTGCTGCATTTGTTGGGCCTCATGAAAAAGTTCATGCTATCGTTTCGAGAGAGGAAAGAAGTTGACAATTCAAGGTATGGAGAACGCGTTCAAAGGTTGCTTCTAGCATTGGACTGGTCCTTGTAGGTGAAATTCACTCTCAGATAAATATAGTATATGAACTGAAATGACCCACCATCCCCAACTACAACATCCACTTTAGCGCAAATAAACGAATGGTGACTCCCCATTGGCAGCACTGGCTACATATACGACAAAACATTAATTCAAACCTAGAATTGCTCGAAGGAGCGATATGCACTCCTAGCAGCGCTAGCTACATATACGACAAAATATTAATTCTAACCTACAACATCCACTTTAGCAACAAAATCAACGAATGGCGACTCCCAAGTCCCCATTGGCAGCACTAGCTACATATCCGACAAAATATTAATTCCAACCTCAAATTGCTCGAACCAGCAATATGCATCCCCAACTACAACATCCACTTTAGCAAGAAATCAACAAATGACAACTCCCCATTGGCAGCACTAGCTACATATACGACAAGATATTAATTATAACCTCAAATTGCTCGAAGCAGCAATATGCATCCCCAACTACAAC
The window above is part of the Triticum aestivum cultivar Chinese Spring chromosome 2A, IWGSC CS RefSeq v2.1, whole genome shotgun sequence genome. Proteins encoded here:
- the LOC123188449 gene encoding uncharacterized protein, with translation MPRSPSPEPERSYPARRRGGGGGGGGGNHVLSSRCRSPSPPPRRSLRPRRAAAASSRPLVDDFFPFPSSPSSSPPRPQHRRAPSPEPSSSDSDGGGVAGSSASDRRRRKLKLVVKLSQLPPDQHHRRAPPPPPYSDSSEGEERPAGGGEEQVKPPKKRRIESRDDRSRSREVAGRSDAASAPRTKRLPVPGMARTTPLPDRQALDMILDKLQKKDTYGVFAEPVDLEELPDYNDVIEHPMDFGTVKRKLARNAYRSFEQFEDDVFLICSNAMVYNAPDTVYFRQAHSIQELARKKFQELRDEGIPTENQVKSEQKVGPIPCNRGPIKKPVLRYSDDDLDFLTRKEQIKRPNAKISGADISFRDQVKKPVSRNSENNLSSSFHKERVKKPIFRNSENNLSSSFHGEQVKKSISRNSEDDRSSSIHQVKVRKAISRNSEDDRSPSFQQGQVRKAISRSSENDRSSSLPQQQVKKPTSRSSNDGLASQKTHVGKPVCRNGEDPECSLEKEPSENPGSANGEDLGLSPEKLVEEPSCRYRDDMDHSRQTESAREPFCRDGQDDLGDSCNEEIAKPFCLNGQDALGSNVSPATIVYAGDGSDGLSVSQANGAEPPESTAADGCSNKDISSPVDEVRSEKTDDTSARDYSAKPSQKLFVVDETRRKTYHEHEDQPSSDSDLIFDAFCAEPKELISVGLHAEHSYARSLARFAGSLGAQGWRIASERIQQTLPAEVRFGRGWVGEYEPPLPPILVMQDQLRSQVSSDTNMQRNASVPRDNERLRPTESINSKDMSLSLLNRITTGNNVIGVTGSLESPELKPRLFGISAEPQHRNTDALPLHNKHRASRNTVKTKRATNDQVRKGRHSSNACPPEVQPQRSECSKGASSSVLDVPAVNKMAGHRPFFQPPEAVRAHQMKKSDSSQSAQSTKGPGVHDMLSPNNGIGHPKPFFQSQEPVAPQPKNEATWVYHGRPGDAKFGTSEKSRQTSNIGFITKNEPVNVNGFAMNASSQNNISDHAKSTVPTVVPGQVNVSNRGFDASRNIFSAFPTAVRENQCILSAPVAQSWISFGASSENKPTIVSPNFNDGNSGWKMPFANVRTCDETKISAVPQFFRQPVQVPRESPGQNKGLVIFPQLVQTDFSRSQGQSQWQGLVPHMQQKPNMDMLRPDLNIGFPSPGSPPARQSSGINLEAQQPDLALQL